One genomic region from Croceicoccus sp. YJ47 encodes:
- a CDS encoding acyl-CoA dehydrogenase family protein has translation MEDQFSLTGDQIAIQEMAQRFTADNITPHAGEWDENAIFPRDTIKAAAELGFGSIYVSEESGGIGLGLLEAALIMEAMAHGCPSTSAFISIHNMAAWMIDRFGGEAVKSKYLPDLIGMDRLASYCLTEPSSGSDAAALKTKAVDKGDHYEVTGSKQFISGGGENEIYVVMVRTGADGPKGISCLVIEKDMEGVSFGANEKKLGWKNQPTAQVIFDNVKVPKENRVGDEGQGFSIAMTGLDGGRLNIGACSLGGAQRALDEAIAYTKDRTQFGKAIADFQNTQFTIAEMAAELEAARALLYLAAVKVTNEAPDKTRFAAMAKMIATETGSRVVDHALQLHGGYGYLKDYPIEKLWRDLRVHSILEGTNQIMRMIVGRDLLRD, from the coding sequence ATGGAAGACCAGTTTTCGCTGACCGGCGACCAGATCGCCATTCAGGAGATGGCGCAGCGCTTTACCGCCGACAATATCACGCCCCATGCCGGCGAATGGGACGAAAACGCGATCTTCCCCCGCGATACGATCAAGGCCGCGGCAGAGCTGGGCTTCGGGTCGATCTACGTGTCGGAGGAATCGGGCGGGATCGGGCTCGGCCTACTGGAGGCCGCGCTCATCATGGAGGCGATGGCCCATGGCTGCCCCTCGACCAGCGCGTTCATCTCGATCCACAACATGGCCGCGTGGATGATCGACCGTTTCGGCGGCGAGGCGGTGAAATCGAAATATCTGCCCGACCTCATCGGCATGGACCGGCTGGCGAGCTATTGCCTGACCGAACCGTCGTCGGGTTCCGATGCGGCGGCGTTGAAGACCAAGGCGGTGGACAAGGGCGACCATTACGAGGTCACCGGATCCAAGCAGTTCATTTCGGGCGGCGGCGAGAATGAAATCTACGTCGTGATGGTCCGCACCGGCGCCGACGGACCGAAGGGCATTTCGTGCCTCGTCATCGAAAAGGACATGGAGGGCGTGTCCTTCGGTGCGAACGAGAAGAAGCTGGGGTGGAAGAACCAGCCCACCGCGCAGGTCATCTTCGACAATGTAAAGGTGCCCAAGGAAAACCGCGTCGGCGACGAGGGGCAGGGTTTCTCCATCGCGATGACCGGCCTTGACGGCGGGCGGCTCAATATCGGGGCGTGCTCGCTCGGCGGGGCGCAGCGCGCACTGGACGAGGCGATCGCCTATACCAAGGACCGGACGCAGTTCGGCAAGGCCATCGCCGATTTTCAGAACACGCAATTCACCATCGCGGAAATGGCCGCCGAGCTGGAGGCGGCGCGCGCGCTGCTTTACCTCGCCGCGGTGAAGGTCACGAACGAGGCGCCGGACAAGACGCGCTTTGCCGCGATGGCGAAGATGATCGCGACCGAAACCGGATCGCGCGTCGTCGACCATGCGCTGCAGCTTCATGGCGGCTACGGCTATCTCAAGGATTACCCGATCGAGAAACTGTGGCGCGACCTTCGCGTTCATTCCATTCTCGAAGGCACGAACCAGATCATGCGCATGATCGTGGGCCGCGATCTCCTGCGCGATTGA
- a CDS encoding enoyl-CoA hydratase/isomerase family protein → MTDDVHIHAHGAAGHISLNRPKAIHALTLDMCEAMTEALRGWAGDDAIRAVLLDHAEGRGFCAGGDVTLLRRSAMEDAGVRGREFFALEYRLNHLMFTYDKPIAAFMDGITMGGGVGIAQPCRYRVATENTKFAMPETGIGLICDVGGGWYLPRLPGRVGQFIGLTGARLDGAECVWAGIATHYIPSEKLAEVKARIIAEPGDIAAILDAAAETPPEARIAANREAIDRLFASDDLETILAALEADDSDWAAKELKTLRTKSPTSCKAVLRQLQLGAEAEDFAANMAMEYRAAGRIITRPDFAEGVRALLVDKDNDPQWQPATADAVREDDIAALFAALDGEEEWRPL, encoded by the coding sequence ATGACCGACGACGTACATATTCACGCGCACGGGGCGGCGGGGCATATCTCGCTCAACCGGCCCAAGGCGATCCATGCCCTCACCCTCGACATGTGCGAGGCGATGACGGAGGCGCTGCGCGGCTGGGCCGGGGACGATGCGATCCGGGCCGTGCTGCTCGACCATGCCGAAGGGCGGGGTTTCTGCGCGGGCGGCGACGTCACCCTGCTGCGCCGATCGGCGATGGAGGATGCGGGCGTGCGCGGGCGCGAATTCTTCGCTCTCGAATACAGGCTCAACCATCTGATGTTCACCTATGACAAGCCGATCGCGGCGTTCATGGACGGCATCACCATGGGCGGCGGCGTCGGCATCGCGCAGCCGTGCCGGTACCGCGTGGCGACCGAGAACACGAAATTCGCCATGCCGGAAACGGGCATCGGCCTTATCTGCGACGTGGGCGGCGGGTGGTATCTGCCGCGCCTGCCGGGGCGCGTGGGGCAGTTCATCGGGTTGACCGGGGCGCGGCTCGACGGGGCGGAATGCGTGTGGGCGGGCATTGCCACCCATTACATCCCCTCCGAAAAACTCGCCGAGGTGAAGGCCCGCATCATTGCCGAGCCGGGCGACATCGCCGCCATCCTGGACGCGGCGGCTGAAACCCCGCCCGAGGCCCGCATCGCGGCCAATCGGGAGGCGATCGACCGGCTCTTCGCCTCCGACGATCTGGAAACGATCCTCGCCGCGCTGGAGGCCGACGACAGCGACTGGGCGGCAAAGGAGCTGAAGACCCTTCGCACGAAAAGCCCGACCAGCTGCAAGGCGGTGCTGCGCCAGTTGCAGCTCGGCGCCGAGGCGGAGGATTTCGCCGCGAACATGGCGATGGAATATCGCGCCGCCGGGCGCATCATCACCCGTCCCGATTTTGCAGAGGGCGTGCGGGCCCTGCTCGTGGACAAGGACAACGATCCCCAATGGCAACCGGCCACGGCCGACGCAGTGCGCGAGGATGACATCGCCGCGCTGTTCGCAGCCCTGGACGGGGAAGAGGAATGGAGACCGCTATGA
- a CDS encoding enoyl-CoA hydratase-related protein: protein MSYETITVEQKGAVTLMTLNRPKALNALNSQVLEDLIAAFAEYEKDDSQRCAVLTGSGEKAFAAGADIKEMVDKSSAQFFTEDFFAGWTSRLVKAVRKPWIAAVNGFALGGGCELAMMADFIIASDTAMFGQPEIKLGVAPGMGGSQRLTRAVGKAKAMDMCLTGRNMNAEEAERGGLVSRVVPAADLMDEAMKAAEAIAGMATLAAMVNKEMVDAAFETTLDQGLLFERRAFQILTATEDKKEGMQAFVEKRAAQWKGR, encoded by the coding sequence ATGAGCTACGAAACGATTACCGTCGAACAGAAGGGCGCGGTCACGCTGATGACGCTGAACCGGCCCAAGGCATTGAATGCCCTCAATTCCCAGGTTCTGGAGGATCTGATCGCCGCGTTTGCGGAGTATGAAAAGGACGATAGCCAGCGCTGCGCCGTGCTCACCGGCAGCGGGGAGAAGGCGTTTGCCGCCGGCGCCGACATCAAGGAGATGGTCGACAAGTCGAGCGCGCAATTCTTTACCGAGGATTTCTTCGCCGGCTGGACCAGCCGCCTTGTAAAGGCGGTGCGCAAGCCGTGGATCGCCGCGGTCAACGGGTTCGCGCTCGGCGGCGGGTGCGAGCTTGCCATGATGGCCGATTTCATCATCGCCAGCGATACCGCGATGTTCGGACAGCCGGAGATCAAGCTCGGCGTGGCGCCGGGCATGGGCGGGTCGCAGCGGCTCACCCGCGCGGTCGGCAAGGCGAAGGCGATGGACATGTGCCTGACCGGACGCAACATGAATGCCGAGGAAGCGGAGCGCGGCGGGCTGGTATCCCGCGTGGTGCCCGCCGCCGACCTCATGGACGAGGCGATGAAGGCGGCCGAGGCGATCGCCGGCATGGCCACGCTCGCCGCGATGGTGAACAAGGAAATGGTCGACGCGGCCTTCGAAACCACGCTCGATCAGGGATTGCTGTTCGAGCGGCGCGCGTTTCAGATTCTGACCGCGACCGAGGACAAGAAAGAGGGCATGCAGGCGTTCGTCGAAAAGCGCGCAGCCCAGTGGAAAGGACGCTGA
- the mmsB gene encoding 3-hydroxyisobutyrate dehydrogenase, which translates to MKIAFIGLGNMGSGMAANLVKNGHEVAAFDLSAEALETAQANGIATYGTVREAVEGVEAVVSMLPNGDIVKSVYTGSVIGHAPRSAVLIDCSTIDVETCRTVIAKATEAGHDMVDAPVSGGIAAANGGTLTFMVGGTQEACERARPVLEAMGKAVIRAGDAGAGQAAKICNNMLLGIQMIGTCEAFKLAERLGLDAQNFYDIASVSSGQCWSMTSYCPVPGVGPQSPSDNDYDGGFATNLMLKDLRLAMAAAKSADSATPMGERAKELFEDHDADGNGGKDFSSIIRRL; encoded by the coding sequence ATGAAGATCGCATTTATCGGCCTTGGCAACATGGGCAGCGGCATGGCCGCCAACCTGGTGAAGAACGGCCATGAGGTCGCCGCATTCGACCTGTCGGCGGAGGCGCTGGAGACCGCGCAGGCGAACGGCATCGCCACCTATGGCACCGTGCGCGAAGCGGTGGAGGGCGTCGAGGCGGTCGTGTCCATGCTGCCCAACGGCGACATCGTCAAAAGCGTCTATACAGGGTCGGTCATCGGCCATGCCCCGCGCAGCGCCGTGCTCATCGATTGTTCGACCATCGACGTCGAAACATGCCGCACCGTCATCGCCAAGGCGACCGAGGCGGGACACGACATGGTCGACGCGCCGGTGTCCGGCGGGATCGCCGCGGCCAATGGCGGCACGCTCACCTTCATGGTGGGCGGCACGCAGGAGGCCTGCGAACGCGCGCGCCCCGTGCTCGAGGCGATGGGCAAGGCGGTCATCCGCGCGGGCGATGCGGGCGCCGGACAGGCCGCGAAAATCTGCAACAACATGCTGCTCGGAATTCAGATGATCGGCACGTGCGAGGCGTTCAAGCTGGCCGAAAGGCTGGGCCTCGATGCACAGAATTTCTACGACATCGCGTCGGTGTCATCGGGGCAATGCTGGTCCATGACGAGCTATTGCCCGGTGCCCGGCGTCGGTCCGCAAAGCCCGTCCGACAATGATTACGACGGCGGCTTTGCCACCAATCTCATGCTGAAGGACCTGCGCCTTGCGATGGCGGCGGCGAAATCGGCCGACAGCGCGACCCCGATGGGCGAGCGGGCCAAGGAACTGTTCGAGGATCACGACGCCGACGGGAACGGCGGCAAGGATTTCTCCTCGATCATCCGCCGCCTCTGA
- a CDS encoding YihY/virulence factor BrkB family protein, translating to MIDRTPTEPPFAETPNAETSYPNRLPVDAMENNSEKETDAPDAGETLENGDPGAVATWPHHIPFSGWLAVLKRVYVMVGFHNLGLLAGGVAFFTFLAITPLIAATVMIYGLVGNVDLVEKQMRTVVEVVPSDAARLIEDQLLGVVNTSSEVAGFALVIALFFAIYGGMRAASGLIRALNVINEEPETRNILRLTLRAAVLTLAAIGIALIGVVSGAALTWLARQTTVFFGPWTGFFIKLLTYGAAVALGSIGFAMIMRFGPDRRPAKWRWLAPGAVLATILWIGVSFAFSAYVAYVSDYNATYGSLSAIVVFLMWLFLSAYGILIGALLNAEAERQTIQDSTEGPDRPIGHRGAVLADSHVSFGHKQELAAKKRERRAERAAQNARDTPRRPALPRIRGGG from the coding sequence ATGATCGATCGCACGCCGACCGAACCACCATTCGCCGAAACCCCGAACGCCGAAACCTCGTATCCGAACCGTCTGCCCGTCGATGCCATGGAAAACAATAGCGAAAAGGAAACGGACGCGCCCGATGCGGGCGAAACCCTCGAAAACGGGGATCCCGGCGCGGTCGCGACCTGGCCGCATCATATCCCGTTTTCGGGATGGCTGGCGGTGTTGAAGCGCGTCTATGTGATGGTCGGTTTTCACAATCTCGGCCTCCTGGCGGGCGGGGTCGCGTTCTTCACCTTTCTCGCCATCACGCCGCTCATCGCCGCGACGGTCATGATCTATGGCCTTGTCGGCAATGTCGATCTCGTCGAGAAACAGATGCGCACCGTGGTCGAGGTGGTGCCGTCCGATGCCGCGCGCCTGATCGAGGATCAACTCCTTGGCGTGGTCAACACCAGCAGCGAAGTCGCGGGATTCGCGCTCGTCATCGCGCTGTTCTTCGCGATCTATGGCGGGATGCGTGCGGCAAGCGGGCTTATCCGCGCATTGAACGTCATTAACGAGGAGCCGGAAACCCGCAATATCCTGCGGCTGACGCTCCGGGCCGCGGTGCTGACGCTGGCGGCGATCGGCATCGCGCTGATCGGGGTGGTGAGCGGGGCGGCGCTGACCTGGCTCGCGCGGCAGACCACGGTGTTCTTCGGCCCGTGGACCGGGTTTTTCATCAAGCTGCTGACCTATGGCGCGGCGGTCGCGCTCGGCAGTATCGGGTTTGCCATGATCATGCGGTTCGGGCCCGACCGGCGCCCGGCGAAATGGCGCTGGCTCGCGCCCGGGGCGGTATTGGCGACCATATTGTGGATCGGCGTGTCCTTCGCCTTTTCCGCCTATGTCGCCTATGTGTCGGATTATAACGCCACCTATGGCTCGCTATCGGCGATCGTGGTGTTCCTGATGTGGCTGTTCCTGTCGGCCTACGGCATATTGATCGGCGCGCTGCTCAATGCAGAAGCGGAGCGGCAGACGATTCAGGATTCGACCGAGGGGCCGGACCGCCCCATCGGCCATCGCGGCGCCGTGCTCGCCGACAGCCATGTGAGCTTTGGCCACAAGCAGGAACTCGCCGCGAAAAAGCGGGAACGGCGGGCGGAGCGCGCGGCGCAGAACGCGCGCGATACGCCCCGCCGCCCCGCCCTGCCGCGGATCAGAGGCGGCGGATGA
- a CDS encoding autotransporter assembly complex family protein produces the protein MTGTHIGRFGKHVLAGASFLAMAQVGAAAAQDAGVPYDRAGPQAADSADADPLPVPAPPADVTLPEVETIISDEEFAESIPDLNAESDPALDMPLESIAEFERRLAEEQAGAQPEMGEDAPLGDPALADGDAVEEIGDAPVRDAELTAPLPPISAFEVEPVEFAEGEEDTEVTEVSYEIALNGIDEIDAETDVNIRDMFNDLSALRSDGRTANNVAQVSARLTEDSVLIERILASEGWFGASVETRIDRSDVADGQPLTAVIDVTPGQRYEFAEIVIDAEPTTPPDLIRENLPLAVGEPIVATRVQGAEANVAVALPHNGYPFAAVGQRDILLAAETGDGVYTLPVDTGPRAVFGGIETTGDLAFDAEHVAVLARFERGELYDSDMVDDLRQALVATGLFNTVSVEPQRTGEDAGTVEGGPAEYATVLVEQDAGPPRTIAGSAGYGTGQGARVEATWTHRNLFPPEGALIARAIAGTQEQGAGVTFRRSNAGRRDRTFEIVAEALRSDFDAFEALTGRLAARVNYDSTSIWQKPLTYAYGVQLLGTIEEDYDFDLGELRRRTFGIAGLTGQVGLDSTKSLLDPTSGFRVTALIEPEASVQDSFDTYVRARLAASAYYPATDSIVLAARVAAGTIQGIDRFDLAPSRRFYAGGGGSVRGFGFQELGPKVEVPNPNFDPEDPDETADPFRFRPLGGLSFNELAVEARYRFGNFGVVGFVDAGQVYLDSVPDFSGLRYGVGLGGRFYTNFGPLRLDVAMPIDKQPGESSVAVYVSIGQAF, from the coding sequence ATGACAGGAACGCATATCGGTCGATTTGGCAAGCATGTCCTTGCCGGCGCGTCTTTTCTGGCGATGGCGCAGGTCGGCGCCGCCGCGGCGCAGGATGCCGGCGTGCCCTACGATCGCGCCGGGCCGCAGGCCGCGGATAGCGCCGACGCAGATCCTCTCCCCGTACCGGCACCGCCCGCCGATGTAACCCTGCCCGAGGTCGAAACGATCATCTCGGACGAGGAATTTGCAGAATCCATTCCCGACCTCAATGCCGAAAGCGACCCCGCGCTCGACATGCCGCTGGAATCCATTGCGGAGTTCGAACGCCGCCTTGCCGAGGAGCAGGCCGGTGCACAGCCCGAAATGGGCGAGGACGCGCCGCTCGGCGATCCGGCGCTGGCCGATGGCGATGCGGTGGAGGAGATCGGCGATGCGCCCGTCCGCGATGCGGAGCTGACCGCGCCGCTCCCGCCCATTTCCGCGTTCGAGGTGGAGCCGGTGGAATTCGCCGAGGGCGAGGAAGACACCGAGGTGACCGAGGTTTCGTATGAAATCGCGCTCAACGGGATCGACGAGATCGACGCGGAAACGGATGTGAACATCCGCGACATGTTCAACGATCTGTCCGCCCTGCGTTCGGACGGGCGCACCGCGAACAATGTGGCGCAGGTGTCCGCCCGGCTGACCGAGGACAGCGTCCTGATCGAGCGTATCCTCGCCTCTGAAGGGTGGTTCGGCGCCAGTGTCGAGACGCGCATCGACCGTTCCGACGTCGCCGATGGCCAACCGCTGACCGCCGTGATCGACGTCACGCCCGGACAGCGTTACGAATTTGCCGAAATCGTGATCGATGCGGAGCCGACGACGCCGCCCGATCTCATCCGGGAAAACCTGCCGCTTGCCGTCGGCGAGCCGATCGTCGCCACGCGGGTGCAGGGGGCGGAGGCGAATGTCGCCGTGGCGCTGCCGCACAATGGCTACCCGTTCGCCGCGGTCGGCCAGCGCGACATATTGCTCGCTGCCGAAACGGGCGACGGGGTCTATACCCTGCCGGTCGATACCGGGCCGCGCGCGGTGTTCGGGGGGATCGAAACGACGGGCGACCTTGCGTTCGATGCGGAACACGTCGCCGTGCTCGCCCGCTTCGAACGGGGCGAGCTTTACGACAGCGACATGGTCGACGATCTGCGTCAGGCGCTCGTCGCGACGGGCTTGTTCAACACCGTTTCGGTCGAGCCGCAGCGCACCGGCGAGGATGCCGGCACGGTCGAGGGCGGCCCCGCGGAATACGCCACCGTGCTGGTCGAGCAGGACGCCGGACCGCCGCGCACCATCGCCGGCAGCGCCGGTTACGGCACCGGGCAGGGCGCGCGGGTCGAGGCGACATGGACGCATCGCAATCTGTTTCCGCCCGAAGGCGCGTTGATCGCCCGCGCCATCGCCGGCACGCAGGAGCAGGGCGCGGGCGTCACGTTCCGCCGGTCCAATGCCGGCCGCCGCGACCGCACCTTCGAAATCGTCGCCGAGGCCTTGCGCAGCGATTTCGACGCGTTCGAGGCGCTCACCGGCCGGCTCGCCGCGCGGGTGAATTACGATTCCACCTCCATCTGGCAGAAACCGCTGACCTATGCCTATGGCGTGCAGCTGCTCGGCACGATCGAGGAGGATTACGATTTCGACCTCGGCGAACTGCGGCGCCGTACCTTTGGCATCGCGGGCCTCACCGGGCAGGTCGGGCTGGACAGCACGAAGAGCCTGCTCGACCCGACGAGCGGGTTTCGCGTCACCGCGCTCATCGAACCCGAAGCCTCGGTGCAGGATTCCTTCGATACCTACGTACGGGCCCGTCTCGCGGCGAGCGCCTATTACCCGGCGACCGATTCCATCGTCCTGGCGGCGCGCGTGGCGGCCGGCACGATCCAGGGGATCGACCGCTTCGACCTTGCGCCGTCGCGCCGGTTCTACGCCGGCGGCGGTGGTTCGGTGCGCGGGTTCGGATTCCAGGAACTCGGCCCCAAGGTCGAGGTGCCCAACCCGAATTTCGATCCCGAGGATCCGGACGAAACCGCCGATCCGTTCCGTTTCCGGCCGCTCGGCGGGCTCAGTTTCAACGAGCTTGCAGTCGAGGCGCGCTACCGGTTCGGCAATTTCGGTGTCGTCGGCTTCGTCGATGCGGGGCAGGTCTATCTCGACAGCGTCCCCGATTTTTCGGGCCTTCGTTACGGCGTCGGCCTCGGCGGGCGGTTCTATACCAATTTCGGGCCGCTCCGGCTCGACGTGGCGATGCCCATCGACAAGCAGCCGGGTGAAAGCTCGGTCGCGGTCTATGTTTCAATCGGGCAGGCGTTCTGA
- a CDS encoding translocation/assembly module TamB domain-containing protein, which yields MQARASRITGLDTVAGGTLADVRLAGDIAIQGPRILSDNMRIQSDRIDANVILLADMSTGLYTGAIDGRIDNYRVESVGIFDITTDVDLRTEAGGYALAGRVSVRSRRLENESVRDFLGGNALASANVRYAPDGTINFTNLRLEAPLVRITGGSGRYSTDGRIAFNADAITDAYGRVGVRVAGTITDPQATITAENPNFGIGLANLNAEIRGTGNGTGYRLDLTGDTDYGALTADVTLGLGDATTVQINSANLGGVDFTGSLRQTSAGPFAGRLLANGRGLTGVVRLDAEGRYQEALFNLRANDTTLEGPANLAIGSAKIDGRVVLYDQPYVVAAAQLARVRYGSFDINAARATVDYRGGTGKAKLLAEGSNGVPFRIALNADMTPQLWRAAVKGRVRGIDFATVNPARIVPGNGSYELLPTRIDFGSGNLRLAGNYGDGIKVQSRLDSLDMAIVNAFVPGLGLGGNATGSLDFAQAGPNAFPRADARLSIDDFTRTTAASVSQPVDINFVGKLLANGGEARAVMRRRGTVIGRMVASLNPLPPGAGPWTQRLLMAPLSGGIRYNGPADTLFSFAGQPDQRLSGPVGVAADFSGRVSDPDLAGIIRAKSLTYENLTYGTRLTNMALQGRFDGSELRIERMTATAGDGSVEASGYVSLAADSGYPMDVSVTLDDARLARSDMIRASATGQLRLSKSAGQTALLSGQLLLPETRYQIIRQGAAEVPELTGVRFKPPRGPVRITGDEEPETQPGIFDQLRLDIDLNAPERLYVSGMGLESEWDADLTIGGTSTAPRLSGEVSLIRGTLGFAGRSFELVEGRIGFTGGSTIDPVLNLVASEEIEDVTVRVNVAGRAMDPQISFASTPGLPQDEIVSRILFGSSIGNLSTIQAVQLAASLNSLRGSGGGLNPLGTLRSATGVDRLRILGADEASGRGTALAAGQYITDDIYVELITDARGFTATQLEISLTPALSILSQAGGSGRTDASIRYRKNY from the coding sequence GTGCAGGCGCGCGCGTCGCGCATTACCGGGCTCGACACGGTGGCGGGCGGCACGCTCGCCGATGTGCGGCTTGCGGGCGATATCGCGATTCAGGGTCCGCGCATCCTGTCCGACAACATGCGGATACAATCGGACCGGATCGATGCGAATGTCATCCTTCTCGCCGATATGTCGACCGGGCTTTATACCGGCGCGATCGACGGGCGGATCGACAATTACCGTGTGGAAAGCGTCGGTATCTTCGACATCACCACCGATGTCGATCTGCGGACCGAGGCGGGCGGCTACGCACTCGCCGGGCGGGTCAGCGTGCGTTCGCGCAGGCTCGAAAACGAAAGCGTGCGCGATTTCCTCGGCGGCAATGCGCTGGCCTCGGCCAATGTGCGCTATGCCCCCGATGGCACCATCAATTTCACCAATCTGAGGCTCGAGGCCCCGCTCGTCCGCATTACCGGCGGCAGCGGGCGTTACAGCACCGACGGGCGCATCGCGTTCAATGCCGACGCCATCACCGATGCCTATGGCCGCGTCGGCGTGCGCGTCGCGGGCACCATCACCGATCCGCAGGCGACGATCACCGCCGAAAACCCCAATTTCGGGATCGGCCTCGCCAATCTGAATGCCGAGATTCGCGGGACCGGCAATGGCACGGGCTACCGGCTCGACCTTACCGGCGACACCGATTACGGCGCGTTGACCGCGGATGTCACGCTGGGGCTGGGCGATGCGACGACGGTGCAGATCAACAGCGCCAATCTCGGCGGGGTCGATTTTACAGGCTCGCTGCGTCAGACTTCGGCCGGGCCGTTTGCCGGGCGGCTGCTCGCCAACGGGCGCGGGCTGACGGGCGTGGTCCGCCTCGATGCCGAGGGGCGGTATCAGGAAGCGTTGTTCAACCTGCGCGCGAACGATACCACGCTCGAGGGGCCGGCCAATCTCGCCATCGGTTCGGCGAAGATCGACGGGCGCGTCGTACTCTATGATCAGCCTTACGTGGTCGCCGCGGCGCAGCTGGCGCGGGTGCGGTACGGTTCGTTCGACATCAATGCCGCGCGCGCCACGGTCGATTATCGCGGCGGCACGGGCAAGGCGAAGCTGCTGGCCGAGGGGAGCAACGGCGTGCCGTTCCGCATCGCGCTCAACGCCGACATGACGCCGCAATTGTGGCGCGCCGCGGTCAAGGGCCGGGTGCGCGGCATCGATTTCGCCACGGTCAATCCCGCCCGCATCGTGCCCGGAAACGGCAGCTATGAACTGCTGCCCACGCGCATCGATTTCGGGAGCGGCAATCTCCGCCTTGCCGGCAATTACGGTGACGGGATCAAGGTGCAGAGCCGGCTCGATTCGCTCGACATGGCCATCGTCAACGCCTTCGTTCCGGGCCTCGGCCTCGGCGGCAACGCCACGGGCAGCCTCGATTTCGCGCAGGCCGGGCCGAATGCCTTCCCCCGCGCCGATGCCCGCCTGTCGATCGACGATTTCACCCGCACCACCGCCGCCTCGGTGAGCCAGCCGGTCGACATCAATTTCGTCGGCAAGCTGCTCGCCAACGGGGGCGAGGCGCGCGCGGTCATGCGGCGCCGCGGCACCGTCATCGGGCGCATGGTCGCCTCGCTCAACCCGCTCCCGCCCGGCGCGGGGCCGTGGACGCAGCGCCTGCTCATGGCGCCGCTTTCGGGGGGCATCCGCTATAACGGGCCGGCCGATACGCTGTTCTCCTTTGCCGGACAGCCGGATCAGCGGCTTTCGGGCCCCGTCGGCGTCGCGGCGGATTTCTCGGGCCGGGTGTCGGACCCCGATCTTGCCGGGATCATCCGCGCCAAATCGCTGACCTATGAAAACCTCACCTATGGGACGCGGCTCACTAATATGGCGTTGCAGGGGCGCTTCGACGGGAGCGAACTCAGGATCGAGCGCATGACCGCCACCGCGGGCGACGGTTCGGTCGAGGCCAGCGGCTATGTCAGCCTCGCCGCCGACAGCGGCTATCCCATGGACGTGTCGGTCACGCTCGACGATGCACGACTTGCGCGCAGCGACATGATCCGCGCATCGGCAACCGGGCAATTGCGCCTTTCGAAGAGTGCGGGGCAGACCGCGCTTTTGTCGGGGCAATTGCTGCTCCCCGAAACGCGCTATCAGATCATCCGCCAGGGCGCCGCCGAGGTGCCCGAACTGACCGGCGTGCGGTTCAAGCCGCCGCGCGGACCGGTGCGCATCACCGGGGACGAGGAGCCCGAAACGCAGCCGGGCATCTTCGATCAGCTGCGGCTCGACATCGATCTGAACGCGCCGGAGCGGCTCTATGTCTCGGGCATGGGGCTGGAATCCGAATGGGACGCGGACCTCACCATCGGCGGGACCAGCACCGCGCCGCGGCTTTCGGGCGAAGTGTCGCTCATTCGCGGCACGCTGGGCTTTGCCGGGCGTTCGTTCGAGCTGGTCGAGGGGCGGATCGGGTTTACCGGCGGGTCCACCATCGATCCGGTGCTCAATCTCGTGGCGAGCGAGGAGATCGAGGATGTGACCGTGCGCGTGAATGTCGCGGGCCGGGCCATGGATCCGCAGATTTCCTTCGCCTCGACGCCGGGCCTGCCGCAGGACGAAATCGTGTCGCGCATCCTGTTCGGAAGCTCGATCGGCAATCTCTCCACGATCCAGGCGGTGCAGCTTGCCGCATCGCTCAATTCGCTGCGCGGGTCGGGGGGCGGGCTGAACCCGCTCGGCACGCTGCGTTCGGCGACGGGGGTCGACCGGCTGCGGATTCTCGGCGCGGATGAGGCGAGCGGGCGCGGCACCGCGCTCGCAGCGGGGCAGTATATTACCGACGATATCTATGTCGAGCTGATCACCGATGCGCGCGGGTTCACCGCGACGCAGCTCGAAATCAGCCTGACCCCGGCGCTCTCGATCCTGAGCCAGGCGGGCGGGTCGGGCCGCACCGATGCCAGCATCCGCTATCGCAAGAATTACTGA